The Salvelinus namaycush isolate Seneca unplaced genomic scaffold, SaNama_1.0 Scaffold270, whole genome shotgun sequence genome includes a window with the following:
- the LOC120039399 gene encoding L-rhamnose-binding lectin CSL2: MRLVRLTAFTLLAAVCCTLPAAATRVVTCDNGENVQFLICDSGVIFIERALYGRTDGTTCREGRPANQLTNTQCSQTGTLEVLSQRCNGKQVCEVNTEVFRTSDPCVGIYKYLETTYTCILATRSITCEGSDALLECDEGTIQIHSANYGRRDQLVCSFNRPANQLANTNCLSQSTTASKVARRCNGKSQCDVPASSSLYGDPCVGTYKYLDVAYTCG; the protein is encoded by the exons ATGCGCCTTGTAAGACTGACTGCGTTCACCT TGCTGGCTGCAGTTTGCTGTACACTACCAGCTGCAG CGACTAGAGTGGTCACCTGTGACAATGGAGAAAACGTCCAGTTCCTGATCTGTG ATTCTGGAGTGATCTTCATTGAGAGAGCTCTGTACGGACGGACTGACGGAACCACATGTAGAGAAGGACGACCTGCCAACCAGCTGACCAACACACAGTGTTCACAGACAGGCACCCTGGAGGTCCTCTCACAGAG GTGCAATGGGAAACAGGTGTGTGAAGTGAACACTGAAGTCTTCCGTACTTCTGACCCCTGTGTTGGAATCTACAAATACCTGGAAACCACCTACACCTGCATCCTAGCAA CACGCAGCATCACGTGTGAAGGCTCTGATGCTCTCCTAGAATGTG atGAAGGTACGATCCAGATCCACAGTGCCAACTATGGCCGCCGTGACCAGCTAGTGTGTTCCTTTAATCGGCCCGCTAACCAACTAGCCAACACCAACTGTCTCAGCCAATCCACCACTGCCAGTAAGGTGGCAAGGAG GTGTAATGGGAAGAGCCAGTGTGACGTCCCGGCGTCCAGTTCTCTGTATGGAGATCCCTGTGTAGGAACCTACAAGTACCTGGATGTGGCTTACACCTGTGGCTAA